DNA from Streptomyces rishiriensis:
TACCGCGAGTTCTTCGGCACCGGAGGCGGCGCGAGCCCCTGGCCGGCGCTGGCCAACTCGGTGGTGGCGTCCCTCGCGTCGACCCTGTTCGTCCTGCTCCTCGCCCTCCCGGCGGCCTACGCGCTGTCGATCCGGCCGGTGAAGAAGTGGACCGACGTCCTGTTCTTCTTCCTGTCCACCAAGATGCTGCCGGTGGTGGCGGGCCTGCTGCCGATCTACCTGTTCGCGAAGAACGCGGGGATGCTGGACAACATCTGGCTGCTGGTCATCCTCTACACCTCCATGAACCTGCCGATCGCGGTGTGGATGATGCAGTCGTTCCTCGCCGAGGTCCCGGTGGCGATCATCGAGGCCGCGCGGGTGGACGGGGCACGGCTGCCGACGATCCTCGCGCGCGTGGTCGCCCCGATCGCCCTGCCCGGCATCGCGGCGACGGCCCTGATCTGCTTCATCTTCAGCTGGAACGAGCTGCTGTTCGCGCGGGTGCTCACCGGCGTGGTCGCGGAGACCGCCCCCGTCTTCCTGACCGGCTTCATCACCAGCCAGGGCCTGTTCCTGGCGAAGGTGTGCGCCGCGTCGCTGGTCATCTCCCTGCCGGTGCTCGCCGCGGGGTTCGCCGCCCAGGACAAACTGGTCCAGGGGCTGTCCTTGGGAGCCGTGAAATGAAGGCCGCCGTCATCGAGTCCGTGGGCCGCGCCGTCGTCACCGAGGTCCCCGACCCGACGCCAGGGCCGCGCGAGGTGGTCGTGGAGGTCGCCGCCTGCGGTCTGTGCGGCACCGATCTGCACATCCTCCAGGGCGAGTTCGCGCCGAAGCTGCCCATCGTGCCGGGGCACGAGTTCGCGGGCGCGGTCGTGGGGGTCGGCACGCAGGTCACGGAGGTGTCGGTGGGCGACCGGGTGGCGGTGGACCCCTCGCTGTACTGCCACGAGTGCCGGTACTGCCGTACCGGCCACAACAACCTCTGCGAACGCTGGGCCGCGATCGGCGTCACCACGGCGGGGGGCGCGGCCCAGTACGCGGTGGCGCCGGTGGCGAACTGCGTCCGGCTGCCCGAGCACATCCGCACCCAGGACGCGGCCCTCGTCGAGCCCCTGTCGTGCGCGGTACGCGGTTACGACGTGCTCCGCTCGCGGCTGGGCGCGCACGTACTGATCTACGGCTCCGGGACGATGGGGCTGATGATGCTGGAGCTGGCCAAGCGCACCGGTGCGGCGAGCGTGGACGTGGTGGACCTGAATCCGGCACGGCTGGAGACGGCGCGCCGGCTGGGCGTCTCGGGGACGGCGGCGAACGCGGACGAGCTGGAGCGGCCGAGCGGCTGGGACCTGGTGGTGGACGCCACCGGCAACGCGGCCGCGATCCAGGACGGCCTGGGCCGGGTGGCGAAGGCGGGGACCTTCCTCCAGTTCGGCGTCGCCGACTACGCGACGCGGGTCACCATCGACCCGTACCGGATCTACAACCAGGAGATCACCATCACCGGCTCGATGGCCGTCCTGCACAGCTTCGAACGGGCCGCCGAGCTGTTCGCGAACGGGGTGCTGGACCCGGAGGTCTTCATCAGCGACCGGATGCCGCTGGAGGAGTACCCGCGCGCGCTGGAACAGTTCGCGGCGGGCGTCGGCCGCAAGATCGTCGTGGTCCCGTAGGCCCGTTTCTCCGCGATATGCCTAATGATGTCCCTGCCCGGACCCGTTCGGGTCCGGGTAAGGGAACGGCAAAGTGGTCTCGCTCGTTCACCCGGCATGACAGCTATGACCCCCGGCTCGAACATCCCTCTCCCCACCGCGCGCGTCACGGTGGACGTCGCCGCTCCGGTGCGGCTCGACGTTTCGGGCCTGCTGCTCACCGCCGACGGCAAGGTGCGCTCCGACGACGACTTCATCTTCTACAACCAGCCGAACGGCCCCGGCGTGACCTACCGCTCCGGCGGCGGTGCGGCACCCGACGCGATCATCGTCGACACGGCCGCGGTCCCCCCGGGCATCGAGAAGATCGTCGTCACCGCCAGCCCGGACGCCGCGGGGCAGACGTTCCAGGGCGTCGAGCCGACGGCCACGATCCGCGGCGCGGACGACAACAGCGTGCTGGCCACGTTCACGCCCCCGCAGCTCGGCTCGGAGACAGCTCTGGTCGTCGTGGAGATCTATCTCCGCAACGGCGTCTGGAAGGCCCGCGCGGTCGGCCAGGGCTACGCGAACGGCCTGGCCGGCATCGCCACCGACTTCGGGGTGACGGTGGAGGAACCGGTACCCGCCGCCCCGCCCCGGCAGGTCGCCGCGCCGCCCGCGCCGCAGTCCCCGGTGACCCCGGCGGCCCCGCCGATGCCCCCGGCACCGCCCGCCGCGGCACCCGCGGCCACGGGGAAGATCAACCTGGACAAGGGCCGGGTCAGCCTCCAGAAGAACCAGACCGTCTCTCTCGTCAAGGGCGGCCGGCCGCTGCTCTCGCAGGTGAAGATGGGCCTGGGCTGGGAGCCGGCGTTCCGCGGCAAGGACATCGACCTGGACGCCTCGGTCATCGCCTACGGGCCCCAGCGCAACCACATCGACAGCTGCTATTTCGGCAAGCTCGACATCGTGAACGGCGCGATCAAGCACTCCGGTGACAACCTCACCGGCGAGGGCGGCGGTGACGACGAGGTGATCGTCGTCGACCTCGGCCGTCTCCCGCAGGAGGTGACCGGGCTGGTCTTCACGGTGAACTCCTTCTCCGGCCAGAAGTTCACCGAGGTCGCCAAGGCCTACTGCCGTCTCCTGGACGCCTCGACCGGCGAGGAGCTCGTCCGCTTCGACCTCACCGGCGCCGAAGCGCAGACGGGCGTGCTGATGGCCAAGCTGATCAAGCAGTTCTCCGGCGAGTGGGAGATGACGGCCATGGGCGACTTCGTCAAGGCCCGCACCGTACGGAACATGGTGAAGCCGGGCGCCCAGGCCCTGTAGCCACGCCCGGGCCGGCCCCGGCCCGCCGACCGCTCAGCCACGGGCGCCCGCCACCACGGGGGCGCCCGCTGCCGTCAGCCACTGCTCCCTTGTCCGCTGCCGTCAGCCACTGCCGGCGCCCGCCACCGTGCGGGGCGCCGTCACCGTGCGAGCCGCCGTGACCGTGCAGGCCGCCGCCACCGTGCGGGCCGCAGCCACCGTCCGGGCCGCCGTCAGCGTGCGGGCCGTAGCCCCTCCGTCAGCAGCGACACATACCGGCGGATGGCGGTGCGGTCGCCCTTCGCCAGCTCCGACGCCGTCGCCACCCCGTGCGCGAGGCGCAGTACGTCGATCGGCTCGATGTCCGCCCGCAGGGTTCCCTCCCGCTGCGCCGCCTCCACCAGCCGGGCCGCCGCCTCCTTCATGTTCGCGCCGCAGGCGGTGACCGCCGCCGCGCTGTCCGTGACGGCGGAGCCCAGCAGGGCCTTCATCCCGCGGACCTGGATCGTGCCGACACACAGCTCGTTGAGCCACTCCACCAGCGCCACGCCCGGCGGGAGTTCCCCGCCGAGCTCGTCGGCCCGCACGGCGAGCGCCTCGATCCGGTCGAGGTAGGCCGCCTCCAGCAGTGCCTGACGCGTCGGGAAATGCCGGTACAGCGTGCCGGATCCGACGCCCGCCCGCTTGGCGATGTCGTCCAGGGAGGCACCCTCCCCATGCTCGGCGAAGGCCTCCGCCGCCACCTTCAGCAAGCGCTCGTAGTTGCGGCGAGCGTCCGCACGCATGGGCCTGACCTGCGTCATCCAGTTACTCCTCGCGAACCGGGGACTCTCTCCGCATTCTGGCAGACTCTCGCAGGAGACGGCCCCCGCTCGGTGTGCTCGTCCCTGCGGGTCCACGACCAGCGTCTTCTCGTGCTGCCCGCATGTTCCACCACTTCACGCGGGGACACCAGACAGGGAGCCGCCCCCGCTCCACAGGGGCAGGCGCGGGACTCCGGTCCCGGGCGGCCGGGACCCGCCGTCCGGACAGGTCCTCAGAACAGCGCGCTGTACGCGTTCAGCGCGGGCTGCCCGCCCAGGTGCGCGTACAGCACGGTGGAGTCGCGGCCGATCTCGCCGCGCCCGACCAGGTCGACGAGCCCGGCCATCGACTTCCCCTCGTAGACCGGGTCGGTGACCATGCCCTCGGTCCGCGCGGCGAGCCGCATCGCCTCCAGGGTCGTCTCGTCCGGGACGCCGTAGACGCCGGCGTGGTACCGCTCGTCCAGCTCGACATCCTCGACGGTCAACTGACGTCCCAGCCCGATGAGCCGGCCGGTGCGGTGCGCGATGCGGGCGATCTGCTCACGGGTCTCGGTGGGCTTGGCCGAGGCGTCGATCCCGATGACGCGCCGGGACCGTCCGCCCGCCTCCTCCAGCGCGGCGAACCCGGCGACCATGCCGGCCTGGGTCGACCCGGTCACCGAGCAGACGATCACGGTGTCGAAGAAGACGCCCGAATCCCGTTCCTGCTCGGCGACTTCGTACGCCCATCCGGCGAAGCCCAGCCCGCCGAGCGGGTGGTCGGAGGCCCCGGCCGGGATGGCGTAGGGCTTCCCGCCCGACTCCTCGACCTGCCTGAGCGCCAGCTCCCAGCTCTCCTTGAAGCCGATCCCGAACCCCGCCCGCACCAGGCGCACATCGGCCCCGGCCAGTCGGCTGATCAGGATGTTGCCGACCTTGTCGTACACGGAGTCGGGCCACTCCACCCAGCTCTCCTGCACCAGCACGCACTTCAGTCCGGCGCGGGCGGCGACCGCCGCGACCTGACGGGTGTGGTTGGACTGCACCCCGCCGATCGACACGAGCGTGTCGCAGCCCTGCGCGAGCGCGTCGGCGACCAGGTACTCCAGCTTGCGGGTCTTGTTCCCGCCGTACGCGATCCCGGAGTTGCAGTCCTCCCGCTTCGCCCAGAGGGCGGCTCCGCCGAGGTGAGCGGTCAGCCGTTCCATCGGGTGCAGCGGGGAGGGACCGAAGAGGAGGGGATAACGCGCGTACGAGGACAAGGACATGAGGCCTCCTGGTGCAACGGGTCGCCCGGAACGAAGGATCGATCGGTCACTCGGTCACTCGGTCATTCGGTCACTCGGTCATGTGGTCACTCGGTCCATTCGGCCGCCAGGCCGCTCGGCCGAGCGCTCACTCCGGCACCAGGTCGTCGGAGTCGGCGAGGTCCGCGAGGGTGCGCCAGATCTCCGCCGTGACGTGGACCGCCCGGTCCACGTCACCGTCGGCGCAGGCCTCGATCAGCCGGCCGTGCAGTCCGGCCGAACGACAGGTGCCGCCCTCGCCGAAGCGCCGTCGCTCCAACCGCCGGATGAGGGGGGTGTAGCGGGCGATGGTCGCGGCCGCCGCTCGGTTGCCGGCGGCCCGGACGAGGACGTCGTGCAGCGCGTCGTCGGCGCGCAGGGCGGCGTCCACGTCCCCCGCGCGTACGGCGGCGGCGAACCGCTCGTTGGCCGCGCGCATCCCCTCGACGTCCGCCGCGAACAGCCGGGGCACCGCCACCCGGGTGACCAGCTCGTGCATCGCGCCGACCACGGCCGCCGCGTCCCGTACGTCGGCGGTCACGACCGAGGTCACCCGTGTGTAGCTCTGCGGCTTGCTCTCCAGCAGCCCCTCGTCGACCAGCCGGGCGAACGCCTCCCGCACCGGCGCCCGCGACAGCCCGAGCCGCTCGGCGAGATCGGCGTCGCGCACCACCGCGCCCGGGGCGATGTCCCCGGCCACGATGGCGTCCCGGATCGCCGCGTAGGCGCGGTCCCTGAGCAGAGTGCGTGGCACAGCCTCCATGAACTGACATGTTAGATATCAGTTCCTTCGGCAGCAAGGCTTCCGACGCATCCGGGAGGGTGAACGACCGATCGCGCACCCGGCGGTCCATGGGACGGACAAGCGATGCCCGCGAGAGAATCCTCGGCGCCCACGGTCACTGGTAGGAACAGCCTCCTACCGCGTCGCCCGGACGTAACATGGCGGACGTGGAGCTGCGCCAGCTGCGGTACTTCGTCGCGGTCGCCGAGGAACTGAACTTCGGGCGGGCCGCCGCGCGGCTCCTGATCGCCGGTCCTTCCCTGTCCCAGCAGATCAAGGCACTCGAACGCGACCTCGGCGTGAGGCTCTTCGACCGGGACCGCCGGTCGGTCTCGCTCACCCCGGCCGGCGCCGACCTGCTCCCGCACACGCGCGCCCTGCTGGAACGCGCCGACGACCTCCGTGGCCGCGCCCGTCGGCTGTCCGGCTCGCAGGCGGTACGCCTCGGCTACGTCAACTGGCTTCCGGCGGACCTGACCCGGCGCACCGCCGCGGTGGCCCAGGTGCATGTCGACGCGTGGGTCGCGCCCTCGCACACCCAGGCCGCCCGGGTCGCCGACGGCAGCCTCGACCTCGCCGTGTGCTGGATACGGAACGAGGACGTGAAGCGGCAGGGACTGCGGGCCCGGCTCCTCGGCGCCGACCGGCTGTACGCCGTCGCCAGGAGCACCGACACGGACACCGAGACACCGGACACGGACACGGACACGGACGAACTGTCCGCCGTACGCGCCGTGACCGCCGGGGACACCGA
Protein-coding regions in this window:
- a CDS encoding TetR/AcrR family transcriptional regulator, giving the protein MTQVRPMRADARRNYERLLKVAAEAFAEHGEGASLDDIAKRAGVGSGTLYRHFPTRQALLEAAYLDRIEALAVRADELGGELPPGVALVEWLNELCVGTIQVRGMKALLGSAVTDSAAAVTACGANMKEAAARLVEAAQREGTLRADIEPIDVLRLAHGVATASELAKGDRTAIRRYVSLLTEGLRPAR
- a CDS encoding zinc-dependent alcohol dehydrogenase family protein, producing MKAAVIESVGRAVVTEVPDPTPGPREVVVEVAACGLCGTDLHILQGEFAPKLPIVPGHEFAGAVVGVGTQVTEVSVGDRVAVDPSLYCHECRYCRTGHNNLCERWAAIGVTTAGGAAQYAVAPVANCVRLPEHIRTQDAALVEPLSCAVRGYDVLRSRLGAHVLIYGSGTMGLMMLELAKRTGAASVDVVDLNPARLETARRLGVSGTAANADELERPSGWDLVVDATGNAAAIQDGLGRVAKAGTFLQFGVADYATRVTIDPYRIYNQEITITGSMAVLHSFERAAELFANGVLDPEVFISDRMPLEEYPRALEQFAAGVGRKIVVVP
- a CDS encoding 1-aminocyclopropane-1-carboxylate deaminase; its protein translation is MSLSSYARYPLLFGPSPLHPMERLTAHLGGAALWAKREDCNSGIAYGGNKTRKLEYLVADALAQGCDTLVSIGGVQSNHTRQVAAVAARAGLKCVLVQESWVEWPDSVYDKVGNILISRLAGADVRLVRAGFGIGFKESWELALRQVEESGGKPYAIPAGASDHPLGGLGFAGWAYEVAEQERDSGVFFDTVIVCSVTGSTQAGMVAGFAALEEAGGRSRRVIGIDASAKPTETREQIARIAHRTGRLIGLGRQLTVEDVELDERYHAGVYGVPDETTLEAMRLAARTEGMVTDPVYEGKSMAGLVDLVGRGEIGRDSTVLYAHLGGQPALNAYSALF
- a CDS encoding carbohydrate ABC transporter permease; this translates as MNVVRRGGLGLLAWVTGIVFFLPVAWMALTSFHSEQDAATNPPSFTAALTLDGYREFFGTGGGASPWPALANSVVASLASTLFVLLLALPAAYALSIRPVKKWTDVLFFFLSTKMLPVVAGLLPIYLFAKNAGMLDNIWLLVILYTSMNLPIAVWMMQSFLAEVPVAIIEAARVDGARLPTILARVVAPIALPGIAATALICFIFSWNELLFARVLTGVVAETAPVFLTGFITSQGLFLAKVCAASLVISLPVLAAGFAAQDKLVQGLSLGAVK
- a CDS encoding TerD family protein — protein: MTPGSNIPLPTARVTVDVAAPVRLDVSGLLLTADGKVRSDDDFIFYNQPNGPGVTYRSGGGAAPDAIIVDTAAVPPGIEKIVVTASPDAAGQTFQGVEPTATIRGADDNSVLATFTPPQLGSETALVVVEIYLRNGVWKARAVGQGYANGLAGIATDFGVTVEEPVPAAPPRQVAAPPAPQSPVTPAAPPMPPAPPAAAPAATGKINLDKGRVSLQKNQTVSLVKGGRPLLSQVKMGLGWEPAFRGKDIDLDASVIAYGPQRNHIDSCYFGKLDIVNGAIKHSGDNLTGEGGGDDEVIVVDLGRLPQEVTGLVFTVNSFSGQKFTEVAKAYCRLLDASTGEELVRFDLTGAEAQTGVLMAKLIKQFSGEWEMTAMGDFVKARTVRNMVKPGAQAL
- a CDS encoding LysR family transcriptional regulator, translated to MADVELRQLRYFVAVAEELNFGRAAARLLIAGPSLSQQIKALERDLGVRLFDRDRRSVSLTPAGADLLPHTRALLERADDLRGRARRLSGSQAVRLGYVNWLPADLTRRTAAVAQVHVDAWVAPSHTQAARVADGSLDLAVCWIRNEDVKRQGLRARLLGADRLYAVARSTDTDTETPDTDTDTDELSAVRAVTAGDTDVLIDDDVTSWASWNAYAEELTGATGARAVRIRDGAVTGPAFFDHVRRCRRPVLNSPKGQTTALPSDLVRREVVAPKVYWTWSLVRRETDERAGVLAVVDALCDGVAADGLGIHAPDAWLPADDPYALPR
- a CDS encoding GntR family transcriptional regulator codes for the protein MEAVPRTLLRDRAYAAIRDAIVAGDIAPGAVVRDADLAERLGLSRAPVREAFARLVDEGLLESKPQSYTRVTSVVTADVRDAAAVVGAMHELVTRVAVPRLFAADVEGMRAANERFAAAVRAGDVDAALRADDALHDVLVRAAGNRAAAATIARYTPLIRRLERRRFGEGGTCRSAGLHGRLIEACADGDVDRAVHVTAEIWRTLADLADSDDLVPE